The genomic interval CGTATCCCGAAAGATGAAACGGTTATTAAAACTTTCGTAGCACCTACGATTAAGTTTTTCGAATGGCGCATCGCAGTTCAGACTGATAAATACGATTATATCGGACGTAGCTATAAAGGCAGTGTTCATTTCAGTGACCGCTTCGTAAATAAGGAACTGCCAGAAAGAACGATTATGCAGTACGCAAAGGATGATAAAAACTTGCGCGCATTTTTGAGTTTCAGTTCAATTTATCGTTACACAGTTAAAGAAACAACTACCGGTTATGAACTCCGATTTATCGATTTAAGATATTTGAAGGACGGCCATTATTCATTCGTTGCCATTTTAAGTCTTGATAACAGCTATCACGTTACACATAGTTATACTGGATGGGTGTTCTCAGAAGGTAAACTTCAGAAGAAACTGGAAAAAGGAAAATTATAAATAATAGGGCGTTGCATCTATCTAGATGCAACGCCCTATTAATTATTCATATCGTTCTTATTTATTAACGTTTATCTCGTCCTTTAATATCGTAAATAAATAATCAAACCAAATATAGACGATGACGAGTTCAAAAATAAAAATAACTTGTGACGGTAAATTTAAAAATGCATTTGCGCCAAACAAAGTACTTTCCTGTACACCATTAATAATAAAATTAAACGGATTTAATTTAAGAATATTCACTAATAAGTCAGGTAAATTACCTGGCACCCATAACACAGGAGTTGTAACTAAAATAAATGCGAGTAGCACACCGATAATCCACTGTACATTTTTCGTTAAATATCCCATTAATGCAATTATCGTACAAATAGGCATCAGCAATATAATCGCCATTATTACAAAGAACAAACTACAAAATATATTTGTTGTAATCTCAATCTTATTACTTAATGCAATAAGCAGTAAAATGATGTATGAGATTAAGAATATCAATACAAAGTTTACGATTTGCACAGTGATTAAAACATAGCTCGGCATATTCGTAATGTTCAGCACGTAACCTCTCGTTTTCAAAGTTTTCATCGCATAATATATTGAACAACTAATACACATAAACATTAAATAGCCACTTAACTGCCAGACACGAGTAATCTTTTCAATCGGTAAGCTTTCGGTAATGTTCATAAATAGAAACACCACAGCAATGATAAAGATATTCAGCCCTAGCCACATTGCGTATATTTTTTGGTTGTAATATATTTCGAGCAGTGCATTTTTTAATATGTGCGGAATATATTTTATTGAAAGATAAATTTCATTCATGTAAACACCTACATCTTAATAATCAGCCATTCATTGTTGCTGAAGTCAGCAATTGCGTAGCCGTTATCTAATTTTATAATCCATTGATCCGTGTTAATCTTATACTTCTGCTTTAACTTATCTTTATTGACCATTGGAAAACTGATACCATTTAGTACATCATTATCATTGAAATGCAAATATATATCATTTTTCGTAAGTTTTATTTTAAATCGGTCATTTGATTCCGGGTAAAGCTCACTGTTGATGACTTTATGAGACTTTCCGAGGTAACCGTTGAAAAACTCTCTATAATTTGCATAATTGCCATACATATAGTCTTCCAGATCATTAAATGTATATTCATCATAAAGTGCTGCAGGGTTAATATACGTAATATCCTGTTTCGCAACTTCAAGCGTTTTCTTCTGATAGTCGACTTTATACGTCTTATCACCGATACTTGAAATCGTCAAAGTGATGCCTGCTGGTAACTTCACTGAGTTGTCACCTTTAAGCGTCATTTCTTTATTCGTTACACCTATTGCATACTTCTCACGAAACTCTGAAGTTGTCTTTTCTACAATCCCTTTTTCATCGGCTGCAACTTCTGTTTGTCGCATACCAATATCATTAATCAGTAATAAGAACATGACAGTGATACCGAGCAAAAGCATTAACGTTGACATTAATGTGCGTTGTAACGTCTCATCGAAGATTGCGCCACCGTACTTTTTAATTCTGCTCAGCTTTTCATCTTTATCATGATTTAAACTGCGTGACATGCGCATCTGTAAATCGAACAGCTCTCGTTCTTCATCTGTTCGACAGCTTTTATAATCACTTACATAATTTTTATACTGCGGTAGTACTTCAGATGGCATACCAGACTTCTTCACCTGTCCGTGACTCATCCAAGTTATATAGTTCGCACGTGATTCTATTAATTCCATATTTGAGTCTATTAAAACGATTGCACGCTGTTCTTTTTTAAACATATCGATAACCATATGGAACTTCTCTTTGAAATTGTCATCCATATATTGATAAAGCTCATCAAAGATAATCACATCAGGCTTAATAAAGTATGCGAGACTTACGAGTAGTTTCGTACGTTCTTCCGTCGTTAAATCCTGTATTGCTACTTTCTCTTTTCCTTCTAATTCAGCAAATATAACGACACGTTTTCGACGTTCATTATATTCACTGAGCGGCAGATTATATGTAAGAAATATCGACTCAATGAGTTGCCTTACAGATGAAACACCTTCAAATATATGATTATGACTTGCAAGAAACGTTAAATATTCATTTTTGACACGGCCGCTATTTGGCTCTACTACTTTCGCCATCAGCTTCCCGATTATAGACTTTCCTGAGTTCGGTAATCCAACTAAAGCAAGAATTTCACCACGATAGAGATGAATTGTCACGTCCTTAACTTCTACGATATGATTTTTAGACTCAGGTAACATAAAGTCACGGAATTTCTGAAAACCACTGACTTGTCGAAAGTACTTCGTTACATTGAGCAACCTCACTAAAATTTCACTTGTCATGATTGATTCTCCTTATAATTGTAACAGCGCAAGCGGGATACCTTCTTCTTCAACACTACCGCCGAGTCTGAATCCCCATGCAAACACACCTTTAACACGGTCTACTTTAAAGTATGCACGTTCATTACCAATAAGTGCATATACTTTTCCTGGCTGCACTTTCGTTGCATCTACTAAGTAACTTTCTGCAATTAATGCTTTTCGCATCCATACTTCATATTCATTCACAACACCCATCATTTCAGCTTTACGCGCTTTCTCACGGTAGTCTGCTGTTATTTGCTGTAATTCATGTGGTGTCATTTCAATCAGTTTCTTCTCGTCCACTTAAACCACTATCCTTTATTTTAGTCATGATATCATCATACTGAAAACCTTTTTGCATTAAACTCTGAATTACTTTCTGACTCAGTATAAACCCTTCATGTTTACGTGCAAGTCGCGTTACTGTTTTCTCAAATGCTTTATCAAGTGCGATATCGCTTGTTTTTAGTTTAACATTTTTCATCGCATCATTTGCAATATCCAAATTATAACCTTTTTGAATAAGAGTTTGAATAACTTTCTGTTCTATCATTTTTGCGGATTGTTTCTTTTCATATTTCTTCATTACTTTTTGCGAAATTTTATCAATACGTTCTGACGTAACAAGCAATTCAAACTGATGCTGATACTTATCGATAATCGCTTGCTCAACCCCTAATTGCTTAAGTGTCTGAGCGAATATAACCGGTCCTTTATCTGTCGTATTTATTAAAGTGTTCATATAGCTTTTCGCATAATCTTCATGATCGATATATTTGTTTTCCTTACAGTATTGTATAACGCTGTCAACCACTTCAGCCCTTACTTCGCATTTATTTAAGTATTCCCTTACTTCAAGCTCTGTACGTTTCTTATATGATAAGTAGTTCAGTGCATTGTTGATTGCAACGCGATATCCATCATACTCACCGATATTTCTTAAATCTTCATCAGATAAGATTAGATCCTTCCTTAAATTGAAATGTACGTACGTTGCTGCGTCAATACCCGCAAAGAAGTTACCGTTAATATACAGGTTAAATCTATCTTTATTATTTTTCTGCACTTCAATTTTAGTTATTTTATGTTCCATACAACGCCTCCATCATAAATAAAAGGATATGAGACGTATCCCATACCCTTCATTATATTATAATCCAGCCAATGCTTCATTATATTGTGCTCTGTTTATCACATTCTGTTCAAGCATCTTTTCCAATGTAAACTTTGTTCTTGATTTAAGCGCAACATCATGTGTGTAATCGTCAATCTGATAAATCGATGGTGCATTGATTGCACTCGCTAATAGTGCACTTTGCAATACAGTTACTTGCGGATAATATGCATTACTCACATGCGTACTCGTATTGAAATAATAGTTTGCCGCATCTTCTACAGAATACAGATTATCTCCGAAATAAATTGTATTTAAGTAATAGCTTAATATTTGTTCTTTAGAATATTGATGCTCAATGCGTTTTGCAACTACAACTTCTTTAATCTTTCTGGAGATAGATTTCTCGTTATTAAAAAAATATGTTTTCACCAGTTGCTGCGTAATCGTACTACCGCCTTGTGAGGCTTCTCCATTTTTTAATGAAACAAATATTGCACGCGTTGTACCGAGAAAAGATACACCGCTATGCTTATAAAAACGCTTATCTTCTAATGCCACAAACGCACCTGTTAAATGTTTTGGCATACTGTCTGCTGACACGAATGTCTGTTTCTGTTCGATAGATTTTAAATCATCGATATTAACGCGATAACCTTGAAATACATTAAAACCGATATAAAATAGTAATATTAAAAACGGGATTAATAATATGGATAAACATCCACAACCTCTTCTCTTCATTCGTTCACCTCTTCATAAATATCATATCATCACATTTATAGATTAGGAACGAATAAAGGTGAGAAATGAGTAAAATCAATCTTAAGACCGAGAAAGGAGACACCTTATTTCAGATGTCTCCCGTTACATAATTATTTAAGTAAGTTTACTGATTCTCTATTAAAGTCTTCTAAATCATCAGGTGTACGTGACGTTACGATATTTGAATCGACTACTACAGATTCATCAACTACTGTTGCACCAGCGTTTTCTAAATCTTTGCGCACTGATAAGTAACTTGTCACTTTCTTACCTTTCAGTAAGTCCGTATCGATTAATAACTGTGGCCCGTGACAAATTGCAAATACCGGTTTTTCGTTCTGTACGAAATGTTTCGTAAATTCACCGAAACGGCCCTTTTCATCTCCACGTAACATATCAGGTGAAAATCCACCAGGGATAAGCAACGCATCGAAATCTTCAGGTTTTACGTCACTAATTGCTTTATCGATCTGTACTTCTGTATTTTCAGACTTCCCTGTTACAGTACCTACTTTTTTACCGATAACCGTAACTTTATGTCCTTCTTTCTTAAACGCCTCAACTGGGCTCGTAAATTCTACATCTTCAAATAAATTGTCTAATACTACTGCGATTTTCTTAGTCATAAATAAATCCTCCTAAAATCGTTATAGTATTATTTACCCTTATGAATTTAAGTTAAACAAAAAAAGCAGTGCTTATATGCACTACTTTAATCGTCTCTTTCGCGTAAGCTTAACAACCGCTTCAACTTGTGCAGTTTGCGGGAACATATCAACAGGCTGAATGTATTCTACCTGGAATGCTTTCGTTAAATGCGCTAAGTCTTTTGCTAATGTTGAAGGGTTACAACTCGTATAAACGAATGTCTTCGGTTTAATTTCGTTGATTAATTTAATCGTCTCTTCTGAAAGCCCGGTTCTCGGAGGGTCAACAGTAATCACATCCGGATAGAAACCTTCTTCAATCCATTCATTTAATTTCTCTGATGCATCCCCGATTTCAAACTTACAGTTATCCGCACCGTTTAATGTCGCATTATAAATTGCGTTTACGATACCGTCTTCGTTCGTATCCATACCGCGAACTTCTTTCGCATTATGTGCTAACCAGATACCAATTGTACCTGTTCCACAAAACGCATCAACAACATTTTCATGACCTGTAAGTGCAGCTGCATCGCGTACTTCATTATATAATACGACAGTCTGTCTTGGGTTTAACTGGAAGAAACTTTCTGCTGATAAATCATAAATGTGATCCTGTAACTGCTCACGAATCGTTTCAACTCCAGCAATAACAATCGTTTCATCACCCATAACGATAGATGTTTTCTCCGTATTAATATTTAATGCTACACTTTTAACACCTGGTAAACGCATTACACGTTCTGCTAATAAGTCCTGCTTTTTTAAGTGACGTGTATTCGTAACGAACACGACCTGAATCTCACCTGTAGCAAGCGCTACACGTGTAACGATATGGCGTACACCTTTTTCGCGCATCGGATTTTTACATGCATCAATATTAAGTTCACTCATAATCTTCTTCACTTCATTCGTCGTATGCATCGTACGATTATCCTGAACGATACATTCATGTAGATCGATTAATGTATTCGAGTGCTCCTTATATAATCCTGCACGCACTTTACGTCCCGTCTTCTCTACAGGGAATTGATTTTTATTTCTGTACGTATAAGGGTTATGCATCCCCTTAACGTCTTTAACTTTATCTAACTTCACGTGTGGAGCATACTTCGTTAAAGCATCTTCAACAATCTGTTTCTTATACTTCAGCTGCCCACGGTATGAAAGATGCTGCAGTTGACACCCACCGCATAGATCAAACACGTTACATTTTGGTTTTACGCGCTCATGAGACTTTTCGCGTATTTTAACCATCTTCGCCTGTAAATATTTCGGATTAATATCCGTTACTTGTGCAACAATCACTTCTCCTGGTAATGCACCTTTAACAAACGTAATCTTACGTTTAAAGTAACCAATACCTTCACCGTTGATACCGAGTCTCTTAATTGTTAAAGGAAACTGCTGACCGACTTTTACTTGTATATCTGTCATATATAATCTCCTTATTGTTTAATTGATTTAACCTTTGCTTCTAACTGATCAAGTAAAGCTAACCACTCATCGATATCCTGAATATCTGTCGTTTCCGGGTCTACTGAATCAATCGTCTCCATAAAGTCATTTAATTTCACTTTAATTTCTTCTAAAGAATCTTTCGTCATAATGTACTCCTTTTTATTCTATGAATGTATTCATTATGTAACAGATTATAGAAACTTTCAATGTATTTGTTGACAACAATATTTACACGTTCATAATAGTAATCGGACAATATATGGAAAGAAGGCTTGTTATGATAGTCACAAAAGATAAAATTTCAATTCACAATGACCCGTGGGAAGCATACAATGACGTGGAAAAATTCGGTGAAACGAAGTTATCTAATATAGAATTTACGACAACAACATTATGCAATATGCGCTGTGCACATTGTGCTGTCGGGTATACGTTACAACTCAAGGATCCAGATACAATTGATATGACGACGATACTTAAACGTTTAGATGAAGTTGAACATTTATCGACGTTAAGCATAACTGGTGGCGAACCGATGTTCTCTAAAAAATCGATTAAAGAGACCGTAACCCCTATACTTGAATATGCTAAGTCACGCGGTATCTATACACAGATGAACTCAAACTTAACGATTAACTATGACCGCTATGAACCATTAATCGATTTAATAGATGTGATGCATATTTCTCATAACTGGGGAACGATCGATGAATTTGCAGAAGTTGGCTTTCACGTTATGGATAAAAAACCGCCACTTAAAGCACGTTATAAACTGTATGAACAAATTATAGAAAACTCTAGAAAATTATCAGAAGCGGGCATGTTCGTCTCAGCAGAAACGATGCTGAATAAAAGCACACTACCTTATTTGGAGAAAATTCATAAAGAAATTGTTAATGATATGAAATGTGCGCGACATGAAGTACACCCGATGTATCCTTCAGACTTTGCAAGTGACTTAAATGTATTAACAATAGAAGAAACGAAAGCTGCAATTAGGCAATTATTGTCATTCAGAGATGAAAATACGTGGATGTTATTCGGTACACTACCGATATTACCATGCTCTTTAAACAGTGATGATCAGGCATTTTTAAATGAAGTGCGTCAAGCGAAAAATGTCACAGTCCGTAACGACCCTGATGGACGTTCAAGACTGAATGTCAATGTATTTACCGGGGATGTTATTGTGACAGACTTCGGTGATGAAACAGGCACGATTGAGAATATTATCGATACGCCACTTCAGACTGTATACGATAAATGGAAAAACAGTGCACTCAATCAGACGATTAACTGTCACTGCCCGAAAGTGAAATGTCTCGGTCCGAACTTACTCGTGAAGAACATGTATTATCCTGATGTTGACTTTAAAGCTAACGAAAAACGAATGCACGAACAATAGAAATTAAAAATCACGTGAAGCAGCATGCTTTACGTGATTTTTTGTTGCGCTTGTTTTGATGAGTAGCCGTTTGGCGGACACTCGTGATGTTATTTCTGCACGAGTGTCACTTTTTGGGACACTCAGCATGCATTTTCTGTGCGAGTGTCACTTTTTGGGACACTCAGCATAGATTTTATGCGCGAGTGTCACTTTTTGGGACACTCAGACTGCATTTTATGCGCGAGTGTCGCTTTTTGGGACACTCAGCATGCATTTTCTGCACGAGTGTCACTTTTTGGGACACTCAGCATGCATTTTATGCGCGAGTGTCACTTTTTGGGACACTCAGCATGCATTTTATGCGCGAGTGTCACTTTTTGGGACACTCAGACTGCATTTTATGCGCGAGTGTCACTTTTTGGGACACTCACTCCATACTATATCGTTAAATTATTCGAGAAAAACTGGTGCAAATCTTTACTCTTACTGCGACGTGCTTTACGTACTTGTGCACGTTCCTTGCCTGTTTCATTCAGCCATACTTGATCTTCCGTTTCAGCAAAAACTTCTGGTACCATTACCGGGTGATTGTTTTCATCAAGCGCAACAAACGTCAGGAAACTTATTGCAGCCAAGTGTTTACTCTCCTTCAATGTATTCTCAGCTATGACTTTTACACACACTTCTAACGATGACGTACCGGTATACGTAACTAACGCAACCATCGACACGATTTCTCCTGGTCGAATCGGCTGCAGAAAATCTACTGAATCAGTACTCGCCGTCACGACTGAGCGTCCACAATGTCTTGTCGCTGCAATACTTGCTACGTCATCAATCATGGCCATCAGCTTACCACCGAACAACGTATTATGATGATTAGTATCCGACGGGAAGATTTGTTGTGTTTTTACCGTTCTTGAAGCACTCATAGATTTTTTTAATCGTTCACTCATATTCATTCCCCATTCTTATATAGTCCACAATATTATATCAAAAAAATAAAGAGGATTCGGAAATTTAATCCGAAATCCTCTTAAATATTATTAGTGAACGTCATCAGCAAAGACTTTCTTCTCTAACGCTTCCTCTGGTGTATCAACAATATCCGCTTCTCTTGAATCAAACGCTTTAATTAAGAACATCATTAAAACGCCACCAAACGCGAAAATAGCAAAGATAAACGCAATAAGTACAAACCACATCATAGCTACTGACATGTCCATCCTCCTCTTAAACCATTAATAATATAATTCTACCACTTTATTTACTAAATTAAAACGCCCAATTTCCGTTTACAAAAATCTCTTCTTCGTTACCTTCTTTTGTAACACCGTAAATATTCATTTCTGCTGAGCCAATCATAAAGTCCTCATGTGTAATAGAGTTATTCAGTCCGGCTTGTGCAAGACCTGACTCATCAAGTTCCTTGCCACCTTCCAGACAGAACGGATAAGCTGAACCTAACGCTAAGTGGCATGATGCATTCTCATCAAATAATGTGTTGTAGTATAAAATTTTAGAGTTTGAAATTGGTGAGTCATGTGGCACTAGTGCTACTTCACCAAGATACTTCGCGGCATCATCCGTATTCAGTAATCCTTCTAAAATGTCCTGACCTGTTTCTGCTGTAAAGTCCACAACTTTACCATCTTTAAATGTTAATTTAAAGTTATCGATAATATTTCCACCATAGCTTAGTGGCAGTGTACTTGATACGTATCCATTTACTTTGTCTTTATGTGGCACTGTAAATACTTCTTCAGTCGGCATATTCGCCATAAACTGAATGCCATCCTTATTGATGCTTGATGCGCCGCACCAAATATGTCCTTCAGGCAACCCTACTTCAAGGTCTGTGCCAGGTGCTTTATATCGCAGTGCAGCATATTTTTTATTGTTTAAGTAATCAGCTTTACTGTGCAGATTATCATTATGTGCAGTCCATGCTGCTACAGGGTCTTCACTATTCATACGTACGCTATCTAAAATTGCATCTAACAATTTTTCGAATGCTTTATCTTCATCCAGTTCCGGGAACACTAATTTTGCCCATGCTTTTGATGGATATGCTGCAACTGTCCAGCTAAACTGATCCGACTGCATCATCTTCATATAATCTTTAAATGCTGTACCATATGCTTTCATATTCGCTGAAACTTTATCTGAATCTGCATCCTTCAAGTTTTCAGGGCTTGATGAAATAAGTGCAAGTTGTGCTGCATAGTCATTAGCATAATCCATACGCTCATCTACTAAGTATTGCGGTACAAATTCAAAACTTTCTTTAGAACGATACTTAAAGTTAAGCTGCGTTAATTTATCATCTGTATAATGTACCTTTACGTCACTTGCCCCTACTTCATATGCTGATTCTACTACAAGATGTACGAAATCTTTCGCATCAACAGTTGCACGAATAAACACACGTTGATCCGGTTGAACATTCATTCCTACTTTTACGAGTAATGCTGCATATTGTTTTAATTGCTCTTCTTTGTATAACATTGATATCCCCCTTATTTTCTTAAACTACCAAGCGCATCAGTTAATGCTGACATTTCACTCGGTGAGAATGTATCGCGTTTTTTCACCATTTCATAAATTTCTGTTAGTTCTTCCATCTTATTATCATCGATAGACTCCGGCTTAATTACTCCGATATTAACGAGTTTTAATTTCTTTACGATTTCATCAATCATTTCTGCTTTTGTCATAGGACACCTCTTTATTAGATTCATTACTTACATATTTTATCAAACTATTCTTAACTTTAAAAATAATAATTTCCACTTTTTTAATTGTATTGGTTTATCATTACTACATTTTGGCTATATAATAATTAATAAGTGCGATATGCACATTTCTTATATTTGAGAGGAGAATATATTATGAAAAACAAATTAGTACCGGCAGTTATCGCAGGTGCAGTTATCGGTGCTGCAGTATCAATGGCTGACAGAAAGACGCGTAACTCAGTTAAGAACACAGTTTCAAACACGAAACAAAATGGTATTACACCTAAAGCATCAACTAAAGATAAAGTAACGAACTTAAAAGATGAATTACTCTACTGGAAAGAAACTATCGACGAAATTCGTCGTAATAATCCAGAGTTAGAACGCGCAATCTTAGATGCGAAAGATACATTCATCGAAAAGCGTAACCAGAAGAAAATTTCAGGTCCAAACGGATAATTCAATATAATTAGAGGTGAAATTATGTCTAAAGACAATAAAAGTAACTCTAAATTTCTGACTCAGGCTGCTAAAGGTCCTGAGTCTAATAATTTAGAGGTAGAAAACAAAAACGTACTGTCAAACGAGGATGAACAGTACGTTAATAACCAACGCTTTAAATCGAAACAATCAAAGAAAGATAACGAAACGCTTTACGTTTCAAAAATTAATAAGCCAGCTAAGTATAAACATAATGGTAGTTTTTTAAGCAAACTATTATTCAGAATCGGTAAAGATGACGCAGCAGGATTATCAGCACAATTAGCTTACTACTTCTTACTGTCTTTATTCCCAATGCTGATTTTCTTATTAACATTAGTCCCGCTCTTT from Macrococcus armenti carries:
- the yfkAB gene encoding radical SAM/CxCxxxxC motif protein YfkAB, which gives rise to MIVTKDKISIHNDPWEAYNDVEKFGETKLSNIEFTTTTLCNMRCAHCAVGYTLQLKDPDTIDMTTILKRLDEVEHLSTLSITGGEPMFSKKSIKETVTPILEYAKSRGIYTQMNSNLTINYDRYEPLIDLIDVMHISHNWGTIDEFAEVGFHVMDKKPPLKARYKLYEQIIENSRKLSEAGMFVSAETMLNKSTLPYLEKIHKEIVNDMKCARHEVHPMYPSDFASDLNVLTIEETKAAIRQLLSFRDENTWMLFGTLPILPCSLNSDDQAFLNEVRQAKNVTVRNDPDGRSRLNVNVFTGDVIVTDFGDETGTIENIIDTPLQTVYDKWKNSALNQTINCHCPKVKCLGPNLLVKNMYYPDVDFKANEKRMHEQ
- a CDS encoding aminopeptidase, with the translated sequence MLYKEEQLKQYAALLVKVGMNVQPDQRVFIRATVDAKDFVHLVVESAYEVGASDVKVHYTDDKLTQLNFKYRSKESFEFVPQYLVDERMDYANDYAAQLALISSSPENLKDADSDKVSANMKAYGTAFKDYMKMMQSDQFSWTVAAYPSKAWAKLVFPELDEDKAFEKLLDAILDSVRMNSEDPVAAWTAHNDNLHSKADYLNNKKYAALRYKAPGTDLEVGLPEGHIWCGASSINKDGIQFMANMPTEEVFTVPHKDKVNGYVSSTLPLSYGGNIIDNFKLTFKDGKVVDFTAETGQDILEGLLNTDDAAKYLGEVALVPHDSPISNSKILYYNTLFDENASCHLALGSAYPFCLEGGKELDESGLAQAGLNNSITHEDFMIGSAEMNIYGVTKEGNEEEIFVNGNWAF
- a CDS encoding glycosyltransferase, which translates into the protein MKRRGCGCLSILLIPFLILLFYIGFNVFQGYRVNIDDLKSIEQKQTFVSADSMPKHLTGAFVALEDKRFYKHSGVSFLGTTRAIFVSLKNGEASQGGSTITQQLVKTYFFNNEKSISRKIKEVVVAKRIEHQYSKEQILSYYLNTIYFGDNLYSVEDAANYYFNTSTHVSNAYYPQVTVLQSALLASAINAPSIYQIDDYTHDVALKSRTKFTLEKMLEQNVINRAQYNEALAGL
- the recX gene encoding recombination regulator RecX codes for the protein MEHKITKIEVQKNNKDRFNLYINGNFFAGIDAATYVHFNLRKDLILSDEDLRNIGEYDGYRVAINNALNYLSYKKRTELEVREYLNKCEVRAEVVDSVIQYCKENKYIDHEDYAKSYMNTLINTTDKGPVIFAQTLKQLGVEQAIIDKYQHQFELLVTSERIDKISQKVMKKYEKKQSAKMIEQKVIQTLIQKGYNLDIANDAMKNVKLKTSDIALDKAFEKTVTRLARKHEGFILSQKVIQSLMQKGFQYDDIMTKIKDSGLSGREETD
- a CDS encoding DUF1128 family protein, whose amino-acid sequence is MTKAEMIDEIVKKLKLVNIGVIKPESIDDNKMEELTEIYEMVKKRDTFSPSEMSALTDALGSLRK
- the rlmD gene encoding 23S rRNA (uracil(1939)-C(5))-methyltransferase RlmD, with the protein product MTDIQVKVGQQFPLTIKRLGINGEGIGYFKRKITFVKGALPGEVIVAQVTDINPKYLQAKMVKIREKSHERVKPKCNVFDLCGGCQLQHLSYRGQLKYKKQIVEDALTKYAPHVKLDKVKDVKGMHNPYTYRNKNQFPVEKTGRKVRAGLYKEHSNTLIDLHECIVQDNRTMHTTNEVKKIMSELNIDACKNPMREKGVRHIVTRVALATGEIQVVFVTNTRHLKKQDLLAERVMRLPGVKSVALNINTEKTSIVMGDETIVIAGVETIREQLQDHIYDLSAESFFQLNPRQTVVLYNEVRDAAALTGHENVVDAFCGTGTIGIWLAHNAKEVRGMDTNEDGIVNAIYNATLNGADNCKFEIGDASEKLNEWIEEGFYPDVITVDPPRTGLSEETIKLINEIKPKTFVYTSCNPSTLAKDLAHLTKAFQVEYIQPVDMFPQTAQVEAVVKLTRKRRLK
- a CDS encoding acyl-CoA thioesterase codes for the protein MNMSERLKKSMSASRTVKTQQIFPSDTNHHNTLFGGKLMAMIDDVASIAATRHCGRSVVTASTDSVDFLQPIRPGEIVSMVALVTYTGTSSLEVCVKVIAENTLKESKHLAAISFLTFVALDENNHPVMVPEVFAETEDQVWLNETGKERAQVRKARRSKSKDLHQFFSNNLTI
- a CDS encoding type 1 glutamine amidotransferase domain-containing protein translates to MTKKIAVVLDNLFEDVEFTSPVEAFKKEGHKVTVIGKKVGTVTGKSENTEVQIDKAISDVKPEDFDALLIPGGFSPDMLRGDEKGRFGEFTKHFVQNEKPVFAICHGPQLLIDTDLLKGKKVTSYLSVRKDLENAGATVVDESVVVDSNIVTSRTPDDLEDFNRESVNLLK
- a CDS encoding SE1561 family protein, which encodes MTKDSLEEIKVKLNDFMETIDSVDPETTDIQDIDEWLALLDQLEAKVKSIKQ
- a CDS encoding YtxH domain-containing protein — translated: MKNKLVPAVIAGAVIGAAVSMADRKTRNSVKNTVSNTKQNGITPKASTKDKVTNLKDELLYWKETIDEIRRNNPELERAILDAKDTFIEKRNQKKISGPNG
- a CDS encoding YfhH family protein translates to MDEKKLIEMTPHELQQITADYREKARKAEMMGVVNEYEVWMRKALIAESYLVDATKVQPGKVYALIGNERAYFKVDRVKGVFAWGFRLGGSVEEEGIPLALLQL
- a CDS encoding ATP-binding cassette domain-containing protein; its protein translation is MTSEILVRLLNVTKYFRQVSGFQKFRDFMLPESKNHIVEVKDVTIHLYRGEILALVGLPNSGKSIIGKLMAKVVEPNSGRVKNEYLTFLASHNHIFEGVSSVRQLIESIFLTYNLPLSEYNERRKRVVIFAELEGKEKVAIQDLTTEERTKLLVSLAYFIKPDVIIFDELYQYMDDNFKEKFHMVIDMFKKEQRAIVLIDSNMELIESRANYITWMSHGQVKKSGMPSEVLPQYKNYVSDYKSCRTDEERELFDLQMRMSRSLNHDKDEKLSRIKKYGGAIFDETLQRTLMSTLMLLLGITVMFLLLINDIGMRQTEVAADEKGIVEKTTSEFREKYAIGVTNKEMTLKGDNSVKLPAGITLTISSIGDKTYKVDYQKKTLEVAKQDITYINPAALYDEYTFNDLEDYMYGNYANYREFFNGYLGKSHKVINSELYPESNDRFKIKLTKNDIYLHFNDNDVLNGISFPMVNKDKLKQKYKINTDQWIIKLDNGYAIADFSNNEWLIIKM